The proteins below come from a single Gimesia alba genomic window:
- a CDS encoding CPBP family intramembrane glutamic endopeptidase → MAQKNNSQSEITFAADGYWAEARKPLVCLVFLAPLLLIYELGVISMGGSQPELIRNGADYWMRSWLSQLGLTQTFLLPALIVGTLLMWHIVLKHPWKFSGETLLGMFAESLLFAFCLIILGQVQDLAFQQLPQPVTMFIERESASRVVSFVGAGVYEEVMFRLLLLPLCYLLFRGMLLEVRPSAILAIITTSLIFSLAHYIGASGDQFSVFSFTFRTVAGLFFAGLFFLRGFGITVGAHATYDVIVGVMLVSSP, encoded by the coding sequence ATGGCACAAAAGAACAACTCTCAAAGCGAAATTACCTTCGCCGCAGACGGGTACTGGGCAGAAGCACGAAAGCCGCTGGTCTGTCTGGTGTTTCTGGCGCCGTTGTTATTGATTTATGAGTTGGGCGTGATTTCGATGGGGGGAAGCCAGCCGGAGTTGATTCGCAATGGTGCCGACTACTGGATGCGGAGCTGGTTATCGCAACTGGGGCTCACACAAACATTTCTCCTGCCGGCACTGATTGTTGGCACCCTGTTGATGTGGCACATTGTGTTGAAGCATCCCTGGAAGTTTTCCGGCGAGACGCTGCTGGGGATGTTCGCCGAAAGTCTGTTGTTTGCGTTCTGTCTGATCATCTTAGGTCAGGTACAGGATCTGGCGTTTCAGCAATTACCGCAGCCGGTGACGATGTTTATCGAACGGGAGTCGGCTTCGCGCGTGGTCAGTTTTGTTGGAGCTGGCGTCTACGAAGAGGTTATGTTTCGTCTGCTGTTGCTGCCTCTGTGTTATCTGCTCTTTCGGGGGATGCTGCTTGAAGTGCGTCCCTCAGCCATTCTGGCGATTATTACAACGAGCCTGATCTTCTCACTGGCGCATTACATCGGAGCCTCAGGGGATCAGTTTTCGGTCTTCAGTTTCACGTTTCGAACAGTGGCAGGACTCTTCTTTGCTGGTCTGTTTTTTCTGCGTGGGTTCGGAATCACCGTCGGCGCGCACGCGACCTACGATGTCATCGTGGGAGTCATGCTGGTCTCAAGCCCGTAA
- a CDS encoding TolB family protein, translated as MKPALNISLCCLICFTIFNNVNPQVVADEKPALKRTRFHIATPEGKEPKVFYFAEDYYNTGSPAFSADGTKLAFDGWKSQEGESFSNSQIMVVNADGTDFKVLGPGAMPSWSPGGNRIAFSQSSPYGVAMMNADGSNRQMIEERGWGAQWSPDGKKIAYSARTGSGTNLRVYDLIEDTKTDLFPEGECPYSSLYWNMTWSPDSNWLCFKGRRTDNRTYDVATINANGMKEGYKVHFNDKAAPYADFAWHPQGEMIVFCPASKPRQLHQFNPAEDKAPEPIEIKIDGYINGDVSFTPDGQHLLFNMRDKQD; from the coding sequence ATGAAACCGGCCCTGAATATCAGCCTCTGTTGTCTGATCTGTTTCACAATTTTCAATAACGTCAACCCGCAGGTAGTCGCCGATGAAAAACCGGCATTAAAACGAACCCGGTTTCACATTGCAACGCCGGAGGGTAAAGAGCCCAAGGTCTTTTACTTTGCGGAAGACTATTACAATACTGGCTCTCCCGCCTTCTCAGCCGATGGAACCAAGCTTGCCTTTGATGGCTGGAAATCGCAGGAGGGAGAGTCATTCTCCAATTCTCAAATCATGGTCGTCAATGCGGATGGCACCGACTTCAAAGTTCTGGGACCGGGTGCCATGCCCAGCTGGTCGCCGGGCGGTAATCGCATCGCGTTCTCTCAATCTTCTCCTTATGGCGTAGCCATGATGAACGCCGACGGTTCCAACCGACAAATGATTGAAGAACGTGGCTGGGGCGCCCAGTGGTCACCGGATGGCAAAAAAATCGCCTATAGCGCTCGGACTGGTAGCGGAACGAATCTTCGGGTCTACGATTTAATTGAAGACACAAAAACCGATCTGTTCCCGGAAGGTGAATGCCCCTACTCCAGCCTGTACTGGAACATGACCTGGTCTCCTGACAGTAACTGGCTCTGCTTCAAAGGACGCCGAACCGACAATCGAACCTACGATGTCGCGACCATCAATGCCAACGGCATGAAGGAAGGTTATAAGGTTCATTTTAACGATAAAGCCGCCCCCTATGCCGACTTTGCCTGGCATCCTCAGGGAGAGATGATTGTCTTCTGCCCGGCTTCCAAGCCACGTCAATTACACCAATTCAATCCCGCTGAAGACAAAGCCCCCGAACCGATTGAGATCAAAATCGACGGCTACATCAACGGGGACGTCAGCTTCACTCCCGATGGCCAGCACCTGCTGTTCAATATGCGTGACAAACAAGATTAA
- a CDS encoding DUF2617 family protein has product MSVRSARPKVNDLIFRLIGRSIHPELYTTCATVEVVQKDFSATLRICETGHIASIQHQKKSVCEILTSFQNPLPSQKRLLEKPVRGCRSESVQLDSGLYYQVSYQLEELDYTIFKNVHEEYLMDAERADLAYHFVSESRLTPGALSIIDFEANQSSLLIHAFHTFPDELAVVKTQSLFEF; this is encoded by the coding sequence ATGAGTGTCCGATCCGCCAGACCGAAAGTAAATGATTTAATCTTTCGCTTAATAGGGCGCTCCATCCATCCCGAACTTTACACAACTTGCGCTACTGTGGAAGTGGTGCAGAAAGATTTTTCTGCGACGTTACGCATCTGTGAAACCGGCCACATCGCCAGTATTCAACATCAGAAAAAATCGGTGTGTGAGATTTTGACTTCGTTTCAAAATCCGCTGCCGAGCCAGAAACGTCTGCTGGAAAAACCGGTGCGAGGTTGCCGATCCGAATCGGTTCAGTTGGATTCCGGACTGTATTATCAGGTCAGCTATCAACTGGAAGAACTCGACTATACGATTTTCAAAAACGTGCATGAAGAATATTTGATGGATGCAGAACGAGCCGACTTGGCGTATCACTTTGTTTCAGAAAGCCGGCTCACTCCCGGTGCTTTGAGCATCATTGATTTTGAAGCCAATCAGTCGAGCCTGTTGATCCACGCGTTTCACACGTTCCCCGATGAACTGGCCGTGGTCAAAACGCAATCGTTGTTCGAATTTTAA
- a CDS encoding FHA domain-containing protein yields MVVESSHQYSLEITKGKTKFPIRPLQGTRLTIGAGTCCGLQLAGDGMPILHTVVHLEPGEVKIEAIAPQPKLLLNGIPVQTSVVSDGDVITIGAIEFVFRLSSPQTATRISTARLSGSPLETSALITPDKKRDHSMTNETTLKDLSASELIDLIEQDFQLIEQYESRREQGAAALLSQIKHQQEEQEEQVANQEVLSEEEQMGLLADLEAMMEELTRFSEELQQRADQLTSREQHYEVAAASLMETQEKLASQLDRTLDHVGSLKDDQKEEDGPKRAIA; encoded by the coding sequence GTGGTTGTAGAATCTTCCCACCAGTATTCTCTGGAAATCACTAAGGGAAAAACAAAATTTCCCATCCGTCCTCTTCAGGGGACTCGTCTGACGATTGGAGCAGGCACATGTTGTGGTCTCCAGTTAGCCGGCGATGGCATGCCGATCCTGCATACGGTAGTGCATCTTGAACCGGGGGAAGTCAAAATCGAAGCCATCGCTCCTCAACCAAAATTATTACTGAATGGGATCCCAGTTCAAACATCAGTCGTATCTGATGGCGATGTGATTACAATTGGGGCAATCGAATTTGTATTTCGTCTGTCCAGCCCACAAACAGCAACGCGCATTTCCACCGCTAGATTATCTGGCTCGCCGCTTGAGACGAGCGCACTTATCACCCCAGATAAAAAAAGAGATCACTCAATGACGAATGAAACTACTCTGAAGGACCTGTCAGCGTCTGAATTAATCGACCTGATCGAGCAGGATTTCCAATTGATTGAACAATATGAATCACGAAGGGAACAGGGAGCTGCTGCATTGCTGTCTCAGATTAAGCATCAGCAGGAAGAACAGGAAGAGCAGGTTGCCAACCAGGAAGTACTTTCCGAAGAAGAACAGATGGGGCTGCTGGCTGACCTGGAAGCGATGATGGAAGAACTGACAAGGTTCTCTGAAGAGTTACAACAACGAGCAGACCAACTCACCAGCCGCGAACAACACTATGAAGTTGCCGCTGCTTCCTTAATGGAAACACAGGAAAAACTGGCCTCGCAACTGGATCGCACATTGGACCACGTCGGTTCACTCAAAGACGACCAGAAAGAAGAAGATGGCCCGAAACGTGCGATTGCCTGA
- a CDS encoding BlaI/MecI/CopY family transcriptional regulator — protein MTERPALSKGEMEIARALWDLKHATVREVFETFPQSRGIDFTTVQTYLRRLEKKGYVNVKLDGRTRIYSPRVKPRTVIRETVDDLVDRLFAGETFPLMQHLIEDRNVSRQDLDALKTLLDQLTEERDASE, from the coding sequence ATGACCGAACGACCTGCCCTCTCCAAAGGGGAAATGGAAATTGCCCGTGCGTTATGGGACTTGAAACATGCAACAGTGCGTGAGGTGTTTGAAACGTTCCCCCAATCGCGAGGCATTGATTTCACAACCGTCCAGACCTACTTGCGCAGGCTGGAGAAGAAAGGCTATGTGAACGTCAAGCTTGATGGCCGCACGCGCATTTATTCGCCACGTGTCAAACCGCGCACGGTGATTCGGGAAACGGTCGACGATCTGGTCGACCGACTCTTTGCCGGCGAAACGTTTCCGTTAATGCAACATCTGATTGAAGACCGCAATGTCAGCCGTCAGGATCTGGATGCATTAAAGACCTTGCTGGACCAATTGACGGAGGAACGCGATGCATCTGAATGA
- a CDS encoding serine O-acetyltransferase, with protein sequence MATDFRQKERLPEITDRIVETYHEIGTVHHLGHCPLPSQDAVIEAAQELKDVIFPGYSRRQNLHLGNVTYHVGNIIDSLHDILTVQIGRAMRHQYVQKHGADCEELHKIDFEAEGQKKTIQFLETIPEIRRALATDVQAALDGDPAATCFDEIIFCYPGLEAITIYRIAHELYKMDVPIIPRMLSEWAHSQTGIDIHPGATIGNSFFIDHGTGVVIGETCEIAENVKVYQGVTLGALSFPKDSEGRIIREQKRHPTIERGVVIYANATILGGDTVIGQDAVIGASVSLMKSVLPNTIVTIEKPSLRFREAS encoded by the coding sequence ATGGCTACGGATTTCCGGCAAAAAGAGCGACTCCCCGAAATCACTGACCGCATTGTAGAAACCTATCATGAGATTGGTACGGTTCATCATTTAGGTCATTGTCCTCTGCCAAGTCAGGATGCCGTCATCGAAGCGGCTCAGGAATTGAAAGACGTTATTTTTCCGGGCTACAGCCGTCGTCAGAATCTGCACTTGGGAAATGTGACTTATCACGTTGGAAATATCATTGATTCACTGCATGATATTCTGACAGTACAAATCGGCCGCGCGATGCGGCACCAGTATGTTCAGAAGCATGGAGCCGACTGCGAAGAACTCCATAAGATCGATTTTGAGGCGGAAGGTCAAAAGAAGACGATCCAGTTCCTGGAAACGATTCCTGAAATCCGACGTGCTCTGGCGACCGACGTCCAGGCTGCCCTCGATGGCGATCCGGCGGCGACCTGCTTTGATGAAATCATCTTCTGCTATCCCGGCCTGGAAGCAATCACCATCTATCGTATCGCGCATGAATTGTACAAAATGGATGTGCCTATCATCCCACGCATGCTATCGGAATGGGCACACTCACAAACCGGAATCGACATTCATCCCGGTGCTACCATCGGCAACTCATTCTTCATTGACCATGGTACCGGTGTTGTGATTGGCGAGACCTGCGAAATTGCCGAGAATGTGAAAGTCTATCAAGGGGTCACTCTGGGTGCCTTGAGCTTTCCCAAAGACTCGGAAGGCCGCATTATTCGTGAACAGAAACGACATCCCACGATCGAACGAGGCGTCGTTATTTATGCCAATGCGACGATTCTCGGAGGCGACACGGTGATCGGCCAGGATGCTGTGATTGGCGCCAGTGTCTCGTTGATGAAGAGCGTGCTGCCCAATACGATTGTCACCATCGAAAAGCCATCGCTGCGATTTCGCGAAGCATCCTGA
- a CDS encoding M56 family metallopeptidase, whose translation MHLNETTLVHLVWQQVWQCSLLVLVVFLVCKLIRFHRAHLTFLLWFLVLIKFMTPPLWSSSSGLFCWVQESLQQTATADPLLAEEGGLTLTESIRQSLGDDLSQLPALDSHARRTKITVHNDNGAVQTTRKHDSKTTTVLNASENQKPEIHTSAWTFFPVLLCLWLGIAALILTVMGVRYGRCWIMLRRSGTQAHPELETLLARLCDELQLKRRVRLLVTNSRLGPAVIGLFYPLIVLPTAITHARTIKDLEPILAHELIHIRRGDLWFGLFQLLTSVVWWFHPLVWFTGRRLKLEIEQCCDEEVLAGLNCDPRVYAKCLLEVLELKQTLNTVPVVPGVRPVEITSKRLERIMKLGQGCQKRTPWWCWLVFVMLSAIVLPGAAFVVTAADPPERLRAIDKTLVTEKTESTELSQQPETGPIQSLPFYDELKHVVNLNERFRDMYSTDLPYLSPEIDMRDWVSRSVSIRVYPIKELLEQTRQAVGAVEAELVLEKKLNSQILKIREIWAANQKPASSPGAPFFFETVQVPLKDERKKYKIVIYGGSCIRNDHLIVWAKDELYHRQVEQALADLKPEEISPLELKTKLIAVPRSLLDQISSKRKNTKVFQVKQVPATEGAKPGELVSVGPETVSRTSLVCEVLDQKRFHEIQQMIQSSSRSQLLSAPQVRFMDGQSVQIETKKRSEFKSKFKGRGQQFSVVNADVGLDMNVTYSERKGINQRGMLEYQIAYSEIGGLKKQKVLDLKIGEEQEIEVPLVVERRFNAASLMKPGQILLVGGLDLQQGTEEPNVLLVMFQLEKVQPVETGQVLHGVGVNSDAGLTGWIQLDESNFKKKLVTEVYPVADLVVPVPRKLSIPGKKPDTAPPVPEPRFEPLIELIKQNVTSDAWDESREDYSSIMPYPKMLALVVRHTREGHEQLAELLMKLRAVQEKMLQLNMQVVVVDDMQAWLKEWDLSQSYEDRKLLQQLQAHNTNHGIVLNSKQVASMKQMWEQKKGVNRLQLSKLTLFNGQSTELSLFGEPPPDEKPQYRVQVRPELLQYQTVRLSYIINAKDALDALSQINTAIIPKGKSVLIDVTDHITDKESAFLFQQWVRQTQLSFPKKNKRCFLLVTPSVLKVSDAVKQPATLPRPSR comes from the coding sequence ATGCATCTGAATGAGACGACGCTCGTGCATTTGGTCTGGCAGCAAGTCTGGCAATGCTCACTGCTGGTGCTCGTGGTCTTTCTGGTTTGCAAACTGATCCGCTTCCACCGTGCGCATCTGACGTTTCTGTTGTGGTTCCTGGTGCTGATCAAATTTATGACGCCGCCACTCTGGAGCAGTTCCAGCGGACTCTTTTGCTGGGTACAGGAGTCGCTGCAGCAAACCGCGACCGCAGACCCGCTGCTAGCGGAAGAGGGGGGACTCACGCTGACCGAATCGATCCGGCAATCTCTGGGGGATGATCTGAGTCAGCTACCCGCACTCGACTCACACGCCCGACGCACCAAGATCACAGTACATAATGATAATGGCGCTGTTCAGACAACCAGAAAGCATGACTCGAAAACAACCACCGTTCTTAACGCAAGCGAAAATCAAAAACCTGAAATACACACATCTGCCTGGACTTTCTTCCCTGTTTTATTGTGCCTCTGGTTGGGCATCGCGGCTCTGATCTTGACTGTAATGGGCGTTCGCTATGGACGCTGCTGGATCATGTTACGGCGATCGGGAACGCAGGCGCACCCGGAACTGGAAACGCTGCTCGCACGATTATGTGATGAACTGCAATTAAAACGCCGCGTCAGATTGTTAGTCACGAACAGTCGCCTCGGGCCAGCGGTGATTGGCCTGTTTTATCCGCTGATTGTTTTGCCCACGGCAATCACCCACGCGCGGACCATAAAAGATCTCGAACCGATCCTGGCACACGAACTGATTCACATTCGCCGCGGCGACCTGTGGTTTGGACTGTTCCAATTATTAACGTCGGTAGTCTGGTGGTTTCATCCGCTGGTCTGGTTCACGGGCCGCCGGTTGAAGCTGGAAATCGAACAGTGTTGCGATGAAGAAGTGCTGGCCGGATTGAACTGTGATCCACGAGTATATGCAAAATGTCTGCTGGAAGTATTGGAGCTAAAGCAGACCCTTAACACGGTACCCGTTGTGCCGGGCGTGCGTCCGGTGGAAATTACCTCAAAACGTCTGGAGCGAATTATGAAACTGGGACAAGGATGTCAAAAACGAACCCCCTGGTGGTGCTGGCTGGTGTTCGTCATGCTGTCAGCGATCGTGCTGCCCGGCGCCGCGTTTGTCGTGACGGCTGCCGACCCGCCTGAAAGGTTACGGGCGATAGATAAAACGTTGGTGACAGAGAAAACCGAGAGTACTGAGCTCAGCCAGCAGCCGGAAACGGGGCCAATCCAGTCGCTGCCTTTTTATGATGAGCTGAAACATGTCGTAAATTTGAATGAACGTTTCCGAGATATGTATTCAACCGATCTTCCTTATCTCTCGCCAGAGATTGATATGCGCGATTGGGTTTCTCGTTCGGTGAGTATTCGTGTTTATCCGATTAAGGAGTTGCTCGAACAGACCCGTCAGGCGGTGGGGGCTGTGGAAGCGGAATTGGTTTTAGAAAAAAAACTCAATTCACAGATTTTGAAAATCAGAGAGATCTGGGCTGCAAATCAGAAACCAGCTTCTAGTCCTGGAGCACCATTCTTTTTTGAAACAGTTCAAGTGCCACTAAAGGATGAGCGAAAGAAATACAAGATCGTAATCTATGGTGGAAGTTGTATTCGGAATGACCACCTGATTGTGTGGGCGAAGGATGAACTATATCACCGGCAAGTTGAACAGGCGTTGGCAGACCTGAAACCCGAAGAAATCTCGCCATTAGAACTGAAAACGAAATTGATTGCGGTTCCACGCAGCCTGCTGGACCAGATCAGCTCGAAACGGAAGAATACGAAAGTGTTTCAGGTGAAGCAGGTTCCGGCTACTGAAGGAGCGAAGCCGGGTGAACTTGTTTCCGTGGGGCCTGAAACGGTCAGTCGGACTTCTCTGGTTTGCGAAGTACTGGATCAAAAACGCTTTCATGAAATTCAACAAATGATACAGTCATCATCGCGCAGCCAGCTATTGTCGGCTCCACAGGTCAGGTTCATGGACGGACAGTCTGTTCAAATAGAAACGAAAAAACGTTCTGAGTTTAAGTCGAAATTTAAGGGGCGCGGACAGCAATTTTCCGTCGTCAATGCGGATGTCGGCCTTGATATGAATGTGACCTATTCCGAGAGGAAGGGGATCAATCAACGGGGGATGCTGGAATATCAGATCGCATATTCTGAAATCGGCGGTCTGAAAAAACAGAAAGTACTCGATCTAAAAATCGGTGAGGAACAGGAAATTGAGGTGCCATTAGTTGTTGAACGCCGTTTTAATGCTGCCAGCCTGATGAAACCGGGACAGATTTTGCTGGTAGGCGGCTTAGATCTGCAACAGGGCACGGAGGAACCGAACGTGCTATTAGTCATGTTCCAGCTGGAAAAGGTGCAGCCCGTTGAAACGGGTCAAGTGCTGCACGGCGTGGGCGTCAACAGCGACGCTGGCCTAACGGGATGGATTCAGCTTGATGAATCGAACTTTAAGAAGAAGCTGGTTACTGAGGTCTATCCGGTTGCCGATTTGGTGGTCCCCGTTCCACGTAAGCTTTCCATCCCGGGCAAGAAGCCCGACACAGCCCCACCGGTGCCGGAACCGCGGTTTGAACCATTGATCGAATTGATCAAACAGAATGTCACGTCGGATGCCTGGGACGAATCCAGGGAAGACTATAGTTCGATCATGCCTTATCCCAAAATGCTGGCACTGGTCGTGCGGCATACGCGGGAAGGGCATGAGCAACTGGCTGAGTTACTGATGAAGCTCAGGGCTGTTCAGGAAAAGATGTTGCAGTTGAATATGCAAGTTGTTGTTGTAGATGATATGCAGGCATGGCTCAAAGAGTGGGATCTGTCTCAATCCTATGAGGACCGAAAATTATTACAGCAGTTGCAGGCACACAACACCAATCACGGCATCGTGCTGAATTCAAAGCAGGTCGCATCAATGAAACAGATGTGGGAACAAAAGAAAGGCGTGAATCGTTTGCAACTGTCTAAGCTCACGCTATTCAATGGACAGTCCACAGAACTGAGTCTATTTGGTGAGCCTCCACCTGACGAAAAACCACAATATCGCGTTCAAGTACGACCGGAGTTACTGCAATATCAAACAGTTCGGCTTTCGTATATCATCAATGCCAAAGATGCACTGGATGCGCTCTCTCAGATCAACACGGCGATCATTCCCAAGGGAAAATCCGTATTGATCGATGTGACTGATCATATCACAGATAAAGAATCGGCATTCCTGTTCCAGCAATGGGTCCGTCAGACTCAACTGAGTTTTCCTAAAAAAAACAAACGTTGTTTTCTGCTGGTTACACCATCGGTGTTGAAAGTTTCTGATGCAGTTAAACAGCCGGCTACTCTCCCTCGCCCTTCACGTTGA
- a CDS encoding HD-GYP domain-containing protein, with translation MNHPTRLLRWLAPPVRQERDDWTALRSQTSEPLKFDDAEYTILRKQYQELNEQNQELKIAGQQRTLIQLHIRVQVILQRCRLYLDTNPTHTVSQPQLPILERILDYVRQEQQYIRQQLLLSQTSLHYLKQLKEATQEIWTKSFCNPNYLLNLIRKIKNDDVHLNDPGQILFLSFNDFLDVAHQSMPDEDLPVYARGLEAARLINSVSRQVREWRENEDLLLMAGLLHDFGWLMLKQNKTGLSDDQQKIVEDERGEHPVLGAALVGGVRGFPGDSYLCEVVSQHHERLDGTGYPRRLHTSALGEHSRQMAVVCRFLELKNNPRELTADGIRSFDSEEAAFAAALQLYRETKRGEWDETVVDQMLSTLDPNLPEELLQADQHNDPFSLRRFQNYRRDVSESLIPPPHFHAGTDLTKMKPRNES, from the coding sequence GTGAATCATCCCACCAGATTGCTCCGCTGGCTTGCTCCGCCCGTTCGTCAGGAACGAGATGACTGGACGGCTCTACGTTCGCAGACGTCAGAGCCACTGAAATTTGACGACGCGGAATATACCATCCTGAGAAAACAGTATCAGGAACTGAACGAGCAAAATCAGGAACTGAAAATCGCCGGGCAACAACGGACGCTGATTCAGTTACATATCCGGGTGCAGGTCATTCTGCAGAGATGCCGGCTCTATCTGGATACGAATCCCACACATACGGTTTCGCAGCCGCAATTGCCGATTCTGGAGCGAATTTTGGATTATGTGCGACAGGAGCAGCAGTACATTCGGCAGCAGTTGCTCTTAAGCCAGACCTCATTGCATTATCTGAAACAATTGAAAGAGGCGACGCAGGAAATCTGGACGAAGTCATTTTGTAATCCGAACTATCTGCTCAATCTGATTCGGAAGATCAAAAATGATGACGTGCATCTGAATGATCCGGGGCAGATCTTGTTTTTATCATTCAATGATTTTCTGGATGTCGCCCATCAGAGTATGCCAGATGAGGATTTGCCAGTCTATGCACGCGGTCTCGAAGCAGCCCGCTTGATCAATTCCGTAAGCCGACAGGTGCGGGAATGGCGGGAAAATGAAGATTTGTTATTGATGGCAGGTTTATTACATGATTTTGGTTGGTTGATGCTGAAGCAAAATAAGACCGGCCTTTCCGACGATCAACAGAAAATCGTAGAGGATGAACGGGGAGAGCACCCTGTTCTGGGAGCAGCCTTAGTGGGAGGCGTGCGTGGTTTTCCGGGAGATTCGTATTTGTGCGAAGTTGTGTCACAACACCACGAGCGATTGGATGGAACCGGTTATCCACGTCGGTTGCACACTTCTGCACTCGGCGAGCACTCGCGGCAGATGGCGGTCGTCTGCCGCTTTCTGGAGTTGAAAAATAACCCGCGCGAATTGACGGCTGACGGAATCCGCAGTTTTGACAGTGAAGAAGCAGCCTTTGCCGCAGCACTGCAATTGTATCGAGAAACAAAGCGCGGTGAATGGGATGAGACCGTCGTCGATCAGATGTTGTCTACCCTGGATCCAAATTTGCCCGAAGAACTGCTTCAGGCCGATCAACATAATGACCCTTTTTCGCTCAGGCGGTTCCAGAACTATCGCCGTGATGTCTCAGAGTCACTGATACCGCCACCTCACTTTCATGCAGGCACTGATTTGACCAAAATGAAACCGAGGAACGAGAGCTAA
- a CDS encoding TolB family protein — translation MMNTLTKIVPALLAGFLCTCLSLSQSIADEPQKVNRIRFYKATLEGEHPELYLTAEDYHQVGSPDFTADGTKLAFDGWKIQEGEKFASVQILIANADGSDLKVLGSGAMPNWSPGGKRIVFSQPKPAGIVIMNADGTNRKMIDPRGWGAQWSPDGRKIAYRILSGGRATILVYDLIEDKKTELFPAGESPYTSLFWNMTWSPDSNWLCFKGRKASDKTHDVATISVNGIQAGYKVHYNNKRAPYDDFAWHPQGDLIVFCPQTEPRRLHKFNPAEDKAPEPIDIKVHGRITGGVCFTPDGQYLVFNVKGEGE, via the coding sequence ATGATGAATACGCTCACCAAAATCGTCCCGGCCCTACTTGCCGGTTTTCTTTGTACCTGTCTCTCGCTTTCGCAGTCCATCGCAGACGAGCCGCAAAAGGTGAATCGAATCCGGTTTTACAAAGCGACTCTGGAAGGCGAACATCCCGAACTTTATCTGACAGCAGAAGACTACCACCAGGTGGGTTCCCCGGATTTCACAGCGGACGGAACGAAACTCGCCTTTGATGGCTGGAAAATACAGGAGGGAGAAAAATTTGCCAGCGTGCAGATTCTCATCGCCAACGCGGATGGCAGTGATCTCAAAGTTTTAGGCTCGGGCGCCATGCCCAACTGGTCGCCGGGAGGAAAGCGAATCGTCTTCTCGCAACCTAAGCCAGCCGGCATCGTCATCATGAACGCCGACGGAACGAATCGTAAAATGATCGACCCCAGAGGCTGGGGTGCCCAGTGGTCACCGGATGGTAGAAAGATCGCCTACCGAATTCTCAGCGGCGGCAGAGCCACCATCCTGGTTTATGATCTGATTGAAGACAAGAAAACCGAGCTCTTTCCCGCCGGCGAAAGCCCTTACACCAGTCTGTTCTGGAATATGACCTGGTCACCTGACAGTAACTGGCTCTGCTTCAAGGGCCGCAAGGCATCCGACAAAACGCACGACGTCGCCACCATCAGTGTCAACGGCATACAGGCAGGCTATAAGGTGCATTATAACAACAAACGGGCTCCCTATGACGACTTTGCCTGGCATCCCCAGGGAGACCTGATCGTGTTCTGCCCGCAGACCGAACCGCGCCGATTACACAAGTTTAACCCCGCCGAAGACAAAGCCCCCGAACCGATCGACATCAAAGTCCACGGCAGAATTACCGGCGGTGTCTGCTTCACCCCCGACGGACAGTATCTGGTGTTCAACGTGAAGGGCGAGGGAGAGTAG